In Granulicatella elegans, one genomic interval encodes:
- a CDS encoding PTS galactitol transporter subunit IIC → METLQVVIQYILDLGAAVFVPFLMLIVGLAMKMKFREAFTAALTLGIAFTGMGILVNFIMTSMGAAANDLTTHTGLSLPAVDIGWPGAAAISWAWPYAFLVFPLQLAINFIMLVTKQTKTLNVDLWNVWNKIFTAVIVTYFTNNIFLGFIAAAIMIVLELKLGDVFAPEVERLTGVPGITVPHFICLIAVILHPIDELLKKIPLLNKQFDADTLKEKIGVFGENAVMGAIIGFALGAASGNGIKYALTLSVQAATALTLFPMVSKLFSQALSPISEAVSDFMREKFEDREVYIGLDWPVLGGRNELWVAVIFTIPFLLVGSIVLPNNIVLPFAGIINLSFVVGALLLTNGNVLRMIIHGLISTPLFLYGATYFTPYMTRLAAETKTLNQSGLISWATFEGPDIRYILANGFNGDVVAIVLGVVWLALYVWLLKDRKKYNEALEAGE, encoded by the coding sequence ATGGAGACTTTACAAGTAGTTATTCAATATATTTTGGATTTAGGAGCTGCAGTATTTGTTCCATTTCTAATGTTAATTGTTGGATTAGCAATGAAAATGAAGTTCAGAGAAGCTTTCACAGCAGCGTTAACTCTAGGGATTGCATTTACAGGTATGGGAATTCTTGTAAACTTTATCATGACAAGTATGGGTGCAGCAGCAAATGATTTAACAACTCATACTGGATTAAGTTTACCAGCAGTTGATATTGGTTGGCCTGGAGCTGCAGCAATTAGCTGGGCTTGGCCATATGCTTTCTTAGTGTTCCCATTACAATTAGCGATTAACTTCATTATGTTAGTGACTAAACAAACAAAAACGTTAAATGTAGACTTATGGAATGTTTGGAATAAAATTTTTACAGCAGTAATTGTAACGTACTTTACAAATAACATTTTCTTAGGATTTATTGCAGCAGCTATTATGATTGTATTAGAACTAAAACTTGGAGATGTGTTTGCACCAGAAGTAGAACGATTAACTGGAGTTCCAGGGATTACAGTACCTCACTTTATTTGTCTGATTGCAGTAATTTTACATCCAATTGATGAATTGTTGAAAAAAATTCCTCTTTTAAATAAACAATTTGATGCTGATACATTGAAAGAAAAAATTGGAGTATTTGGAGAAAATGCAGTAATGGGAGCTATTATTGGATTTGCTTTAGGAGCTGCATCAGGTAATGGTATTAAATACGCATTAACTCTTTCAGTTCAAGCTGCAACAGCTTTAACTTTATTCCCAATGGTATCAAAATTATTCTCTCAAGCTTTATCACCAATTTCAGAAGCAGTATCTGACTTCATGCGTGAAAAATTTGAAGATCGTGAAGTTTATATCGGTTTAGACTGGCCAGTACTTGGTGGACGTAATGAATTATGGGTAGCAGTTATCTTTACAATCCCATTCCTTTTAGTAGGATCTATCGTTTTACCGAATAATATTGTATTACCTTTTGCAGGTATTATTAATTTATCATTTGTTGTAGGAGCTCTATTGTTAACAAATGGTAATGTGTTAAGAATGATTATTCATGGGTTAATTTCTACTCCTTTATTCTTATATGGAGCAACTTATTTCACTCCATATATGACTCGTTTAGCAGCAGAAACAAAAACATTAAATCAAAGCGGTTTAATTTCATGGGCAACTTTTGAAGGTCCAGACATTCGTTATATTTTAGCAAATGGATTTAATGGTGATGTTGTTGCTATTGTATTAGGAGTTGTATGGTTAGCTCTTTATGTATGGCTATTAAAAGATAGAAAGAAATATAATGAAGCATTAGAAGCAGGCGAATAG
- the gnd gene encoding phosphogluconate dehydrogenase (NAD(+)-dependent, decarboxylating) gives MKIGIIGLGKMGLNLALNAKEHDFEVVGFDVSTESVEKAKKSGLNVSNSIEELVGNLDDVKVVMLSLPAGKITNGVVNELSNILKRGDVVIDSGNSNYKDSLINYQTLKEKEIFFLDCGTSGGMSGARNGACLMIGGDQEAFDKVKEFFEAIAIEDGCLFVNQPSAGHYLKMVHNGVEYGMMQAIGEGFNILEHSEFKFNHEKVAKVWNNGSVIRSWLMELAQEAFRKDPKLERIEGVIGSNGEAKWTLEEALRLGVPTPVIADSLFVRNCSCGTDEFSNKLVSSLRNEFGGHEMKMK, from the coding sequence ATGAAAATAGGAATTATAGGTCTCGGTAAAATGGGATTAAATTTAGCATTAAATGCTAAAGAACATGATTTTGAAGTAGTGGGCTTTGATGTGTCGACAGAGTCAGTAGAAAAGGCTAAAAAATCAGGATTAAACGTTAGTAACTCTATAGAAGAACTGGTTGGAAATTTAGATGATGTTAAAGTAGTAATGCTTAGTCTTCCAGCAGGAAAGATTACAAATGGAGTTGTTAATGAATTATCAAATATTTTAAAAAGAGGAGATGTTGTTATTGATAGCGGAAACTCTAATTATAAAGATAGTTTAATTAACTATCAAACTTTAAAGGAAAAAGAAATATTTTTCCTTGATTGTGGAACTTCAGGAGGAATGAGTGGAGCAAGAAATGGTGCTTGTCTAATGATTGGAGGAGATCAAGAAGCTTTTGATAAAGTTAAAGAATTTTTTGAAGCCATTGCAATTGAAGATGGATGTCTGTTTGTAAATCAACCTTCCGCAGGACACTATTTGAAGATGGTTCATAATGGAGTGGAATATGGGATGATGCAAGCCATTGGAGAAGGTTTTAATATTTTGGAACACTCTGAATTTAAATTCAATCATGAAAAGGTAGCAAAAGTTTGGAATAATGGATCTGTTATTCGTTCTTGGTTAATGGAGTTAGCTCAAGAAGCTTTTCGTAAAGATCCTAAGCTTGAACGAATTGAAGGTGTGATTGGAAGTAATGGCGAAGCAAAATGGACCCTAGAAGAAGCTCTTCGATTAGGTGTGCCGACGCCAGTGATTGCAGATTCATTATTTGTAAGAAACTGTAGCTGTGGTACAGATGAGTTCTCAAATAAACTAGTTTCTTCTTTAAGAAATGAATTTGGTGGCCATGAAATGAAGATGAAATAA
- a CDS encoding PTS sugar transporter subunit IIA produces MTIISQLVNKQLINLEGVGEDKKELLQKLSKTLFDKGFVTDGFSSAIVEREEEFPTGLRLEKTAVAIPHTYSEYVKKPFIYIVKLSKPITFIQMGTSDEEVPVNFVIVLGISEPKNQTGLLVELMNIFGQDEFITKLQNAKSEEEVYQLFVTVEMEEEL; encoded by the coding sequence ATGACAATTATATCACAGTTAGTCAATAAACAATTAATTAATTTAGAAGGAGTGGGTGAAGACAAAAAAGAATTGCTTCAAAAATTGTCTAAAACTTTGTTTGATAAAGGGTTTGTAACAGATGGATTTTCATCTGCAATTGTGGAAAGAGAGGAGGAATTTCCAACAGGATTAAGATTAGAAAAAACAGCAGTAGCAATTCCGCATACGTATAGTGAGTATGTGAAAAAACCGTTTATTTACATTGTAAAATTATCAAAACCTATAACTTTTATTCAGATGGGTACATCAGATGAAGAGGTTCCTGTAAATTTTGTAATTGTATTAGGAATTTCTGAACCAAAAAATCAAACAGGTTTGTTAGTTGAACTAATGAATATTTTTGGACAAGATGAATTTATTACAAAATTACAAAATGCAAAATCGGAAGAAGAAGTTTATCAATTATTTGTAACAGTAGAAATGGAGGAAGAGTTATGA
- the rhaD gene encoding rhamnulose-1-phosphate aldolase: MGYPKFIEGLCQVTYDMWNKGWDEYNGGNVSYRLTAEEAENLESSLAGTEYTYYTENRKEVEVLDVPEHVRGEYILITASGSHFRTLHSQPHADTGIIQLTDKGYQVVAGFVTGKRPTSEIFMHVLSHAARLKQNPNHRVVIHNHATNVVTYCLLNDVTTESLSLDLWSVLTESIVVFPDGIAVLPWEVPGTQQIGSATAKELETHRLVVWSKHGVLSTGVDYQDCFGLIETADKAAHIALDVQRVSGKSIYESNVLSKEDLKKVCAVLKVPERYLD, encoded by the coding sequence ATGGGGTATCCTAAATTTATTGAAGGATTATGTCAAGTGACATATGATATGTGGAATAAAGGCTGGGACGAATATAACGGTGGAAATGTTAGTTATCGTTTGACAGCTGAAGAAGCTGAAAATCTTGAAAGCAGCTTGGCTGGTACAGAATATACGTACTATACTGAAAATAGAAAAGAAGTGGAAGTTTTAGATGTTCCAGAACACGTAAGAGGAGAATATATTTTAATTACAGCTTCTGGAAGTCATTTTAGAACATTACATTCACAACCACATGCGGATACTGGTATCATTCAATTAACAGATAAAGGTTATCAAGTAGTTGCAGGTTTTGTTACAGGAAAACGTCCTACAAGTGAAATCTTCATGCATGTATTGTCTCATGCAGCTAGATTAAAACAAAATCCAAATCATAGAGTAGTCATTCATAATCATGCAACAAATGTTGTAACTTACTGCTTATTAAATGATGTAACAACTGAATCTTTATCATTAGATTTATGGTCAGTGTTAACTGAATCAATCGTAGTATTCCCTGATGGAATCGCTGTTCTACCTTGGGAAGTGCCAGGAACTCAACAAATTGGTTCTGCTACAGCTAAAGAATTAGAAACTCACCGTTTAGTTGTTTGGAGTAAACACGGAGTTCTTTCTACTGGTGTAGATTATCAAGATTGCTTCGGCTTAATTGAAACTGCTGATAAAGCAGCCCATATTGCATTAGATGTTCAAAGAGTTAGTGGTAAGAGCATTTATGAAAGCAATGTTCTTTCAAAAGAAGATTTGAAGAAAGTCTGCGCAGTTCTAAAAGTACCAGAAAGATATTTAGATTAA
- a CDS encoding MurR/RpiR family transcriptional regulator: protein MQNIYLLNIIKQNKNKFSTSEDLLVDYFLQLKNDELVNKTLADMANETEISQTTIYNFVKKLGFNGFQDFKIKLASNSIISTQPERLINYREIDPSDSYIDVAKKTIHFNQQSLENLMNFLDEKTLQRIVHLLEKSQNIYFFGQGGSSIMALDSYHKFLRSKLNCHYVFDYHLQLSICSKLSNKDCVFLFSHSGDSVETINLAKILQKNNCPIICITGNPVGKILKLSTESVIAFSQEAKYRTESLTSRLLYQTVMDILYTIIMFKDEEENEQVLKKIRRAISLSKNSDD from the coding sequence ATGCAAAATATATATTTATTAAATATAATTAAACAAAATAAAAACAAATTTAGTACTTCTGAAGATTTGTTAGTTGATTATTTTTTACAATTAAAAAATGATGAATTAGTCAATAAAACTTTGGCTGATATGGCTAATGAAACAGAAATTTCTCAAACTACCATATATAACTTCGTTAAAAAATTAGGTTTTAATGGTTTTCAAGATTTTAAAATTAAACTAGCTTCAAATTCGATTATCTCTACTCAACCAGAACGACTTATAAACTATAGAGAAATTGACCCCTCTGATTCATATATAGATGTTGCTAAAAAAACTATCCATTTTAATCAGCAATCTTTAGAAAATTTAATGAATTTCTTAGACGAAAAAACCTTACAACGCATAGTGCATTTATTAGAGAAAAGCCAAAACATCTATTTCTTTGGACAAGGTGGATCTTCTATCATGGCTTTAGATTCATATCATAAGTTTTTACGCTCAAAATTAAACTGTCACTATGTTTTTGATTATCATCTACAGTTAAGTATCTGTAGCAAATTGTCAAATAAAGATTGTGTATTTCTATTTTCACACTCTGGCGACTCAGTAGAGACCATTAATCTTGCAAAAATTTTACAAAAAAATAATTGCCCAATTATATGTATTACCGGAAATCCTGTTGGAAAAATTTTAAAACTATCTACTGAATCTGTTATTGCATTTTCTCAAGAGGCAAAATACAGAACAGAAAGCCTAACTTCTAGACTTCTTTATCAAACTGTAATGGACATTCTATATACTATCATTATGTTTAAAGACGAAGAAGAAAATGAACAAGTTTTAAAAAAAATCCGAAGAGCTATTTCACTTTCAAAAAATAGCGATGATTAG
- a CDS encoding D-isomer specific 2-hydroxyacid dehydrogenase family protein — MSHHKIAIVNSSSFGRIFPKHLERLREIGEVEYFTFPQEIPGKELAENVKGYDIIIASVTPFFNAEFFEHKDELLLISRHGIGYNNVDLLAARKHNTIVSIVPALVEREAVAGNNITNLLAVMRRTVGALDAVEENHWEKRASFIGHSLYNKVVGVIGIGNTGGCVAETLKFGFRCRVLAYDPYKSKLEIEQHGAEKVGFEELIRNADIICLCANLTDENYHFISKKEIEMMKQNVYISNSARGALVDEEAIVEGLKSGKIAGFATDVLEVEPGRADHPYLAFENVVVTPHTSAYTMECLEAMGEKCVEDCEMIVKGKLPIRSVQSESSYVKGEV, encoded by the coding sequence ATGAGTCATCATAAAATCGCAATTGTAAACTCTAGTAGTTTTGGAAGAATATTCCCAAAACACTTAGAAAGATTAAGGGAAATTGGTGAAGTTGAATATTTTACCTTTCCACAAGAAATTCCAGGAAAGGAACTAGCAGAGAATGTAAAAGGGTACGATATTATTATTGCAAGTGTAACTCCATTTTTTAATGCAGAGTTTTTTGAACATAAAGATGAATTACTATTAATTTCCAGACATGGAATAGGGTACAACAATGTGGACCTATTAGCAGCAAGAAAACATAATACAATTGTTTCCATTGTCCCAGCTCTTGTAGAAAGAGAAGCAGTTGCTGGTAATAATATAACAAATTTATTAGCAGTTATGAGAAGAACGGTTGGTGCTTTAGATGCTGTAGAAGAAAATCACTGGGAAAAACGAGCCTCGTTTATTGGACATTCTTTATATAACAAAGTAGTGGGGGTTATCGGAATAGGAAATACAGGAGGATGTGTTGCTGAAACACTAAAATTCGGATTCAGATGTAGAGTCCTAGCATATGATCCTTATAAAAGTAAATTAGAAATTGAACAACACGGTGCTGAAAAAGTAGGATTTGAAGAATTGATTCGTAATGCAGATATTATTTGTTTATGTGCAAATCTTACTGATGAAAATTATCATTTTATTTCAAAAAAGGAAATTGAAATGATGAAACAAAATGTTTATATTTCCAATTCTGCACGTGGAGCGTTAGTTGATGAAGAAGCAATTGTAGAAGGGTTAAAGTCTGGTAAAATTGCAGGCTTTGCAACTGACGTGTTAGAAGTTGAACCAGGGCGCGCTGACCATCCATATCTTGCGTTTGAGAATGTAGTTGTTACTCCACATACTTCTGCGTATACCATGGAATGTTTAGAGGCAATGGGCGAAAAATGTGTAGAAGATTGTGAGATGATTGTCAAAGGGAAGCTTCCGATAAGATCTGTTCAGAGTGAAAGTAGTTATGTGAAAGGAGAAGTATAA
- a CDS encoding PTS sugar transporter subunit IIB, whose translation MKKLIVACGSGVATSQTVASKVERLLKEANVPCEIEAVDMKALEMHLKSADGYISIVKAKKDYGVPVFNGIAFLTGMGQKQELQKIIDFLNS comes from the coding sequence ATGAAAAAATTAATTGTTGCATGTGGATCAGGAGTGGCTACTTCTCAAACAGTAGCATCAAAAGTTGAAAGATTATTAAAAGAAGCAAATGTGCCTTGCGAGATTGAAGCTGTAGATATGAAGGCATTAGAAATGCATTTAAAATCAGCAGATGGATATATTTCAATTGTTAAAGCAAAAAAAGACTATGGGGTTCCAGTATTTAATGGAATTGCATTTTTAACAGGAATGGGTCAAAAACAAGAGTTACAAAAAATTATAGATTTCTTAAATAGTTAG
- the uxuA gene encoding mannonate dehydratase has product MKWTFRWYGNDDPITLDHIRQIPNMYGVVGTLVKKLPGDLWTKEEILELKTSVESKGLSLAGIESVSIHDSIKAGTPERDHYIEIYKENIKNLGELGVNVICYSFKPIFGWAKTNLEYELPDGSHTLEYDDKVVQQIEPKQMFGLISGQTSGFQLSGWEPERLAKFQKLEDMYKGITEEKLFENLCYFLERVIPVCEQYGVKMAIHPDDPPFDMFGLPRITKNKEDILKIVNAVDSDYNGVTLCTGSLGANPENDLVEIIHSLKGKIHFAHLRNVQILGDKHFLESAHLSKEGSLDMYAIVKALHDIEFDGIARPDHGRTIWGEVARPGYGLYDRAIGISYLQGLEEAVEKQN; this is encoded by the coding sequence TTGAAATGGACATTTAGATGGTACGGAAATGACGATCCTATTACGTTAGATCATATTCGACAAATTCCTAATATGTATGGGGTTGTGGGAACCTTAGTAAAAAAATTACCAGGGGACCTTTGGACAAAAGAAGAAATTTTAGAATTAAAAACTTCAGTGGAGTCAAAAGGGCTTAGTTTAGCAGGAATTGAAAGTGTATCGATTCATGATTCGATTAAAGCTGGGACGCCTGAACGAGATCACTATATTGAAATTTACAAGGAAAATATTAAAAATTTAGGAGAACTTGGGGTAAATGTAATTTGTTACAGCTTTAAACCAATATTTGGATGGGCAAAAACGAATCTTGAATATGAATTACCAGATGGTTCTCATACGCTTGAATATGATGATAAAGTAGTCCAACAAATTGAACCTAAGCAAATGTTTGGATTAATAAGTGGACAAACTTCTGGATTTCAATTATCAGGTTGGGAGCCGGAGCGTCTTGCTAAATTTCAAAAATTAGAAGATATGTATAAAGGGATTACTGAAGAGAAGTTATTCGAAAATCTTTGTTACTTTTTGGAAAGAGTGATTCCTGTTTGTGAACAATATGGAGTAAAAATGGCAATTCATCCAGATGATCCACCGTTTGATATGTTTGGTCTTCCTCGTATTACTAAAAATAAAGAGGACATTTTAAAAATTGTAAATGCAGTTGATTCAGATTATAACGGAGTGACATTATGTACGGGTTCTCTTGGAGCTAATCCAGAAAATGATTTAGTTGAAATTATTCACTCGTTGAAAGGGAAAATTCATTTTGCTCATTTAAGAAATGTACAAATTCTTGGAGATAAACATTTCCTAGAATCAGCCCATCTAAGTAAAGAAGGTTCATTAGATATGTATGCTATTGTGAAAGCTTTGCATGACATCGAATTTGATGGAATTGCTCGTCCTGATCATGGGCGTACAATCTGGGGAGAAGTTGCAAGACCTGGTTATGGATTATATGATCGTGCCATTGGTATTTCATACTTACAAGGACTTGAAGAAGCAGTAGAAAAACAAAATTAA